From Desulfobacterales bacterium, the proteins below share one genomic window:
- a CDS encoding serine protease codes for MNTTLTSRLRLTGLLILLTLIAAFPSVLPAETPPSSILSSQPLAHDRALPSATSYLKNIREGRQIEASNSPARASVSPDLFIGASLGTAWPIESGYVVTNNHVIADSTNVLLVDSFGQKFRAWTVARDEVNDIALLEVYDRGKLPPALPLSDLQAGLGASVFTIGFPRIDIMGKTPKLSIGIISSANGLRDDPMTYQTTVPIQPGNSGGPMLNMRG; via the coding sequence ATGAACACCACGCTTACGTCGCGCCTGCGCCTCACGGGTCTTCTGATCCTGCTGACATTGATCGCTGCATTTCCATCTGTTCTTCCTGCAGAAACACCGCCATCAAGCATCCTGTCATCACAGCCATTAGCGCATGACAGAGCGTTGCCGTCTGCAACCTCTTATCTAAAAAACATCCGGGAGGGGCGCCAGATTGAGGCATCCAATTCCCCTGCCCGCGCATCTGTTTCACCCGATCTGTTTATCGGGGCATCACTGGGAACCGCATGGCCGATTGAGTCCGGCTATGTCGTCACGAACAACCACGTGATCGCGGACTCTACGAATGTGCTTCTGGTCGACTCGTTTGGACAAAAATTCCGTGCCTGGACCGTGGCGCGGGATGAAGTCAATGACATCGCACTGCTTGAAGTCTACGACCGGGGAAAGCTCCCACCGGCGCTTCCATTATCTGACCTGCAGGCCGGACTGGGAGCCAGCGTGTTTACCATCGGGTTTCCCCGCATCGATATCATGGGGAAAACCCCCAAGCTGTCAATCGGTATTATCAGCTCTGCAAACGGTCTCCGCGATGATCCCATGACATATCAGACGACCGTGCCCATCCAGCCCGGAAACAGCGGAGGGCCGATGTTAAATATGAGAGGGG
- a CDS encoding peptidoglycan-binding protein, which produces MKTKINYVLIFGLSCMMMTALGCGTTQSARLSQLEGQISQKDQELKAIKSTASELKAAVRQNESELVRSEKANAELRAEKQTFEKELQRVQLEQKQFEMAQKSKMAEACSLFPTEAKAGECYAKVFIPAKYKTVMEKVLKNESSEKIEIIPAKYEWVEEKVLVKEASKKLMEIPARYQIVEEKILAKEAHQVWKKGSGPIEKVDNATGEIMCLVEIPASYKTVQKHVLKEPARVEEIEIPAQYKTVKVLKEINPADVKRIPIPEEYQTVSKTVKVDDEHMEWRRILCKTNVTPQLVSKLQKALLSAGHNPGPIDGVIGPRTNAAIKSYQQTKQLATGALTYETIESLNIR; this is translated from the coding sequence ATGAAAACAAAAATCAATTATGTACTCATTTTCGGTCTGTCATGCATGATGATGACTGCCTTAGGATGCGGCACCACACAGAGCGCAAGGCTCAGCCAGCTTGAAGGCCAGATCTCACAGAAGGACCAGGAACTCAAAGCCATTAAAAGCACCGCCAGCGAACTGAAAGCAGCTGTCAGACAGAATGAATCCGAACTGGTCAGATCAGAGAAAGCCAATGCAGAACTCAGAGCTGAAAAGCAGACCTTTGAAAAGGAACTTCAACGAGTACAACTCGAGCAGAAACAATTTGAAATGGCTCAAAAAAGCAAAATGGCTGAAGCATGCAGTTTATTCCCGACAGAAGCAAAAGCAGGTGAATGCTATGCAAAAGTATTTATTCCGGCTAAATACAAAACGGTAATGGAAAAAGTTCTCAAAAACGAAAGCTCGGAGAAAATAGAAATCATTCCGGCCAAGTATGAATGGGTCGAAGAAAAAGTGCTCGTAAAGGAAGCCTCAAAAAAACTCATGGAAATTCCGGCCAGATATCAAATTGTCGAAGAAAAAATACTGGCTAAGGAAGCGCATCAGGTATGGAAAAAGGGCAGCGGTCCCATAGAGAAGGTTGATAACGCAACTGGCGAAATCATGTGCCTGGTTGAGATACCGGCGTCATACAAAACCGTTCAAAAACACGTGCTCAAGGAACCGGCAAGGGTGGAAGAAATTGAAATTCCCGCCCAGTACAAAACCGTCAAGGTCTTGAAGGAAATCAACCCGGCAGACGTAAAGCGCATTCCCATACCTGAAGAATATCAGACAGTTTCCAAAACCGTTAAAGTTGACGATGAGCATATGGAATGGAGAAGAATCCTGTGCAAAACCAATGTGACCCCTCAGCTGGTTTCCAAACTGCAAAAAGCACTGCTCTCTGCCGGCCATAATCCAGGGCCCATTGATGGCGTCATCGGACCCAGGACCAATGCTGCCATAAAATCCTATCAACAGACAAAGCAACTGGCTACCGGTGCGTTAACGTATGAAACCATTGAAAGTCTGAACATCAGATAA
- a CDS encoding Tex family protein — protein sequence MSTSHISKISSELNLSESQVAAVAQLLDQDATVPFIARYRKEATGSLDEVAITAIRDRIKQLFELEARKEAVLKSLQQHGHLTDELNEKVSGALTISELEDIYLPYKPKRRTRATIAREKGLEPLALLIIKQTGIDPAEQASAFIDPEKGVGSVDDALSGARDIISEIINEHSEARAKLRLLFATKGTFHSRVIDGMETSGTKYKDYFDWQEPVTTAPSHRILAMRRGENEDILNLGIAPPEEVAVSLLDDLFVTGDGKDASQVRLAVRDSYKRLLSRSMETEIRVATKERADAEAIDIFAENLRQLLLSPPLGPRRVMGIDPGFRTGCKAVCLDPQGKLLHYDTFYLHMSEKQSREAAEKIKKLCSTYQIEAIAVGNGTAGRETEAFIKSLPFIEDIQIVMVNESGASIYSASETAREEFPDLDLTIRGAVSIGRRLMDPLSELVKIDAKSIGVGQYQHDVDQSALKQALDDVVISCVNGVGVDVNRASVQLLTYVSGLGTQLARNIVTYRNENGPFLNREQLKKVPRLGPKAFEQCAGFLRILDGENPLDGSAVHPESYPVVYTMATDLACTVKQLIQTPSLRNRLDISRYVTEAIGIPTLRDILAELAKPGRDPRDTFESVAFKSEINEIKDLTPDMQLPGIITNVTAFGAFVDIGVHQDGLVHISQLSDRFVKNPADIVKVNQKVTVTVLEVDLERNRISLSMKTTPEQKKPAKAKPVSSPPKKKSDKHGSGSEKNGGHSPFNNPFADIFKKN from the coding sequence ATGAGCACATCACACATCTCCAAAATATCATCCGAACTGAATTTATCTGAATCTCAGGTAGCAGCCGTTGCACAACTCCTGGATCAGGATGCAACCGTTCCTTTTATCGCACGATACCGGAAAGAAGCCACCGGCAGTCTGGATGAAGTGGCCATTACCGCAATCCGGGACCGCATCAAGCAGCTTTTTGAACTGGAGGCCCGAAAAGAGGCCGTATTAAAATCTCTTCAGCAGCACGGCCACCTGACCGATGAACTCAATGAAAAGGTAAGCGGCGCCCTGACGATTTCAGAGCTGGAAGATATTTACCTGCCCTATAAACCCAAGCGAAGGACAAGGGCCACCATCGCCAGGGAAAAGGGGCTTGAACCACTTGCACTGCTTATTATTAAACAGACCGGGATAGATCCTGCCGAACAGGCATCTGCCTTTATCGATCCGGAAAAAGGGGTCGGCTCGGTTGATGATGCACTTTCAGGCGCACGGGATATCATATCCGAAATCATCAATGAACATTCCGAAGCCCGCGCAAAACTACGGCTCCTGTTTGCAACAAAAGGCACGTTTCACAGCCGGGTCATAGACGGAATGGAAACCAGCGGGACAAAATACAAAGATTATTTTGACTGGCAGGAACCGGTAACTACGGCTCCCTCCCACCGTATACTGGCGATGCGAAGAGGAGAAAATGAGGATATCCTCAATCTCGGCATTGCTCCGCCGGAAGAAGTTGCCGTCAGCTTACTCGATGACCTGTTTGTCACGGGAGACGGGAAAGACGCAAGCCAGGTAAGACTCGCCGTCAGAGACAGTTATAAGAGGCTTCTTTCCAGATCCATGGAAACCGAAATCAGAGTCGCCACAAAAGAAAGAGCAGATGCAGAAGCCATTGACATATTTGCCGAAAATCTCCGTCAGCTCCTGTTGTCGCCTCCATTGGGACCCAGACGGGTTATGGGAATCGATCCCGGTTTCCGAACAGGTTGCAAAGCCGTGTGCCTTGACCCGCAGGGAAAACTCCTTCACTATGACACGTTTTATCTTCATATGTCGGAAAAACAAAGCCGGGAGGCGGCTGAAAAAATCAAGAAACTGTGCAGCACATATCAGATTGAGGCGATTGCCGTTGGCAACGGAACCGCCGGCAGGGAAACCGAGGCATTCATCAAATCCCTTCCGTTTATTGAAGATATTCAGATTGTGATGGTCAATGAAAGCGGCGCTTCAATATATTCGGCATCCGAGACCGCCCGGGAGGAATTCCCGGACCTTGATCTGACGATCCGGGGAGCCGTCTCGATTGGAAGACGGCTGATGGACCCGCTGTCCGAACTGGTCAAAATCGATGCCAAATCCATTGGCGTGGGTCAGTACCAGCACGATGTCGACCAGAGCGCATTAAAGCAGGCACTCGATGACGTGGTCATCAGCTGTGTCAATGGGGTCGGGGTCGACGTCAACAGGGCCAGCGTTCAGCTGCTGACCTATGTATCCGGTCTGGGTACGCAGCTTGCCAGAAATATCGTAACCTACCGAAATGAAAACGGTCCGTTTCTAAACCGGGAACAATTAAAAAAGGTCCCCAGGCTGGGCCCGAAGGCTTTTGAACAATGTGCCGGTTTTTTAAGAATACTCGATGGTGAAAATCCTCTGGATGGCAGCGCCGTCCATCCGGAAAGTTACCCCGTGGTATACACCATGGCAACGGATCTTGCCTGTACGGTAAAGCAACTCATTCAAACCCCATCGCTGAGAAACCGCCTTGATATCAGCCGGTATGTCACCGAGGCCATCGGCATCCCGACGCTCAGGGATATACTCGCAGAGCTGGCAAAACCCGGCCGCGACCCCAGAGACACGTTTGAGTCCGTTGCATTTAAAAGCGAAATCAACGAAATCAAAGATCTGACCCCGGACATGCAGCTTCCCGGGATCATAACCAATGTTACCGCTTTCGGTGCCTTCGTGGATATCGGCGTTCACCAGGATGGTCTGGTCCATATCAGCCAGCTCTCAGACAGATTTGTCAAAAATCCTGCCGATATTGTCAAAGTGAATCAAAAAGTCACTGTCACCGTATTGGAGGTCGATCTGGAAAGAAACCGGATTTCGCTTTCCATGAAAACCACCCCGGAGCAAAAAAAACCGGCGAAGGCCAAGCCCGTGTCCTCTCCCCCAAAAAAGAAATCCGATAAGCACGGAAGCGGGAGCGAAAAAAATGGAGGCCATTCCCCGTTTAACAATCCGTTTGCCGACATATTCAAAAAGAATTAG
- a CDS encoding DUF350 domain-containing protein, translating into MNLDQFITAIVLIGIFYLIFFIGKIVYGWIHWDYDLTEELVQKDNPAVALSVGGYYLGLVIAVGGILVGPDQTIVDELIDLCVYGLMSILLLNVSWFLCDKFILYRFKMNDELIRDQNPGTGVVSFGVSVASGLVIYGSVSGEGGNIWTSIAFWAIGQVMLIAAGLVYNRMIPYDLHEQIEKDNVAAGVSFAGALIAMGVIVGLAAEGDFESWSADLSGFILVSLSGLVLLPVIRFLTDKILIPTVSLSDEIARQEKPNVGAAYIEAISYIAASFIIYWCV; encoded by the coding sequence ATGAATCTGGATCAATTTATCACAGCCATCGTACTGATCGGGATATTCTATCTGATTTTTTTTATCGGTAAAATTGTGTACGGGTGGATACATTGGGACTATGACCTGACAGAAGAACTGGTGCAAAAAGATAATCCGGCTGTTGCCCTCAGCGTGGGAGGGTATTATCTCGGGCTGGTGATCGCCGTTGGCGGTATTTTAGTGGGGCCTGATCAGACAATCGTGGATGAGCTGATCGATTTGTGTGTTTACGGACTGATGAGTATCCTCCTCCTGAATGTTTCCTGGTTTCTCTGTGACAAATTCATTTTATACCGGTTCAAGATGAACGATGAACTGATCCGGGATCAGAACCCCGGAACCGGCGTGGTTTCCTTCGGGGTCAGCGTCGCGTCCGGTCTGGTCATTTATGGATCGGTATCCGGGGAAGGCGGTAATATATGGACGTCGATTGCCTTCTGGGCGATCGGCCAGGTCATGCTGATAGCAGCGGGACTCGTCTATAACCGGATGATTCCCTATGATCTTCACGAACAGATCGAAAAAGACAACGTGGCGGCCGGTGTGAGTTTTGCCGGGGCGCTGATTGCGATGGGTGTCATTGTAGGGCTTGCGGCAGAGGGAGATTTTGAATCCTGGTCCGCGGATTTATCCGGCTTTATTCTGGTATCCCTTTCAGGCCTTGTTTTATTGCCCGTCATTCGATTTCTGACAGATAAAATCCTGATTCCCACGGTGAGCCTTTCGGATGAAATTGCCAGGCAGGAAAAGCCGAATGTGGGAGCAGCGTATATAGAGGCGATTTCCTACATTGCAGCATCCTTTATTATCTACTGGTGTGTATAA
- a CDS encoding polyamine aminopropyltransferase — protein sequence MQHPLLSTGVYKTSDFSTILKICLFATGCAGIVAEFVLSTLATYLLGNAVFQWTVVMSLMLFAMGIGSRISRWFQTNLLEWFITAEFFLSILCAMSAELAYGMAAYTNYIGLLIYVLSFMVGSLIGLEIPLVARLNESCEELRINISGVMEKDYFGSLVGGLVFAFVALPYLGLTYTPIVLGTVNFLVASLMLFKCAHLLKKKAVLFSFFSITLVMLICLGMFAKPVIRYGEQVKYKDKIIYSGQSLYQKIVLTQWKKYYWLYINGQEQFSTFDEEKYHEPLVHPAMKLSHDATNVLIVGGGDGLALREVFRHDQVRTVTLVDLDPAMTNLAKTHPVLLSINQGAMLSPRVRIVNEDAAKFIGVDDKLYGVIIIDLPDPDSVDLMHVYSESFYRMLRRHLIRGGALVTQATSPYFSRDAFLCVLKTIRAAGFSAVPYHNQVPTMGEWGWVIGVRDEDADETTIKRVLMNETFSDIQTRFINADAMISMMLFGKGVLDDARFKGIKVNSEAKPVLTRYYKAGSWGMY from the coding sequence TTGCAGCATCCTTTATTATCTACTGGTGTGTATAAGACCTCAGATTTCAGTACCATTCTTAAAATATGTCTGTTTGCGACCGGTTGTGCAGGCATTGTAGCCGAGTTTGTTCTTTCGACTCTGGCAACCTACCTGCTCGGCAACGCCGTGTTTCAATGGACGGTTGTCATGTCCCTGATGCTTTTTGCCATGGGCATCGGCAGCCGGATCAGCCGATGGTTTCAGACCAATCTCCTTGAGTGGTTCATTACCGCAGAATTTTTTCTGTCGATTTTATGTGCCATGAGTGCCGAGCTTGCTTATGGCATGGCAGCCTATACCAACTATATCGGTCTGCTGATTTACGTTCTGTCCTTTATGGTCGGAAGCCTCATCGGCCTTGAAATTCCCCTGGTGGCCCGCCTGAATGAGTCCTGTGAGGAACTTCGGATCAATATCTCCGGGGTTATGGAAAAAGATTATTTCGGATCTCTCGTAGGGGGCCTGGTTTTTGCCTTTGTTGCGCTTCCTTATCTGGGCCTTACCTATACCCCGATCGTATTGGGAACCGTTAATTTTCTGGTTGCCTCTTTGATGTTGTTCAAATGTGCCCATCTGTTGAAAAAAAAAGCGGTTCTGTTTAGTTTTTTTTCAATCACGCTGGTGATGCTTATCTGTTTGGGGATGTTTGCCAAGCCTGTCATCCGTTACGGGGAACAGGTCAAATATAAAGATAAAATTATTTATTCGGGGCAGAGCCTCTACCAAAAAATCGTGTTGACCCAATGGAAAAAGTATTACTGGCTTTATATCAATGGGCAGGAACAGTTTTCCACCTTTGATGAAGAAAAATATCATGAACCGCTGGTCCATCCGGCAATGAAACTGTCCCATGATGCGACAAACGTCCTGATTGTCGGGGGCGGCGACGGACTGGCTTTGCGGGAAGTGTTCAGGCATGATCAGGTCCGGACGGTTACCCTGGTGGATCTGGATCCGGCCATGACAAACCTGGCCAAAACCCATCCGGTATTGCTTTCCATCAATCAAGGCGCCATGCTCAGCCCCAGGGTGCGTATCGTTAACGAAGATGCGGCAAAATTTATCGGAGTCGATGACAAACTTTACGGGGTAATCATCATTGATCTGCCGGATCCGGATTCAGTAGATTTGATGCATGTGTATTCGGAAAGTTTTTACCGGATGCTTCGACGGCATTTGATACGCGGGGGGGCTCTGGTGACTCAGGCCACCAGTCCGTATTTTTCAAGAGACGCGTTTTTATGCGTGCTGAAAACTATTCGTGCGGCCGGATTTTCGGCAGTACCCTATCACAATCAGGTCCCGACCATGGGTGAATGGGGATGGGTCATCGGTGTGAGGGATGAAGATGCCGATGAAACAACTATTAAACGTGTGCTGATGAATGAAACTTTTTCAGACATTCAAACCCGGTTTATCAATGCGGATGCCATGATATCGATGATGCTTTTCGGCAAAGGGGTCCTGGATGACGCCCGGTTTAAGGGCATCAAGGTCAATTCGGAGGCAAAGCCGGTCCTCACCCGGTACTATAAGGCAGGTTCCTGGGGAATGTACTGA
- the thiE gene encoding thiamine phosphate synthase has translation MKHRSAIFNTDRSDIYYFADNIALCRRLLDSGAKIIQLREKTIDDHAFHDLASEMLALVNRYENAALIINDRVDIAMDIHAHGIHIGQGDESFQEVISRVPDDMVVGVSVGNVEEALAAERFGAGYIGAGAIFPTASKSDASVIGIEMLRQIVSCSDIPVVAIGGITKDNIVQVRDAGAHYFAMISEVNDSADISARINELLSLIGSR, from the coding sequence ATGAAACACAGATCAGCCATTTTTAACACGGACAGGAGCGATATTTATTATTTTGCAGATAATATAGCGCTTTGCCGGCGCCTGCTCGACAGCGGGGCCAAAATCATTCAGCTCAGAGAAAAGACCATCGATGACCATGCGTTTCATGACCTTGCAAGCGAGATGCTGGCTCTGGTCAATCGGTATGAAAATGCCGCTTTGATCATCAATGATCGTGTGGATATCGCGATGGATATCCATGCACATGGCATTCACATCGGTCAGGGAGATGAGTCCTTTCAGGAGGTTATTTCCAGGGTACCTGATGATATGGTTGTCGGCGTATCGGTCGGCAATGTCGAAGAAGCTCTGGCGGCTGAACGTTTTGGTGCAGGGTATATCGGGGCGGGCGCCATATTCCCGACGGCGTCCAAATCGGATGCCTCTGTGATCGGCATTGAAATGCTTCGCCAGATCGTAAGCTGCTCAGATATTCCGGTGGTGGCCATTGGGGGTATCACAAAAGACAATATCGTACAGGTAAGGGACGCCGGGGCTCATTATTTTGCCATGATATCTGAAGTCAATGACTCGGCGGATATTTCTGCCAGGATTAATGAACTGTTGTCGTTGATTGGATCAAGATAG
- the thiC gene encoding phosphomethylpyrimidine synthase ThiC: protein MSTVIDELKQGGIPEFVRKIAADEAIDPQQLIDDILNGYVVVSRNNRHTEFDPIGIGKGTRIKVNANIGTSPTQCDFSDEIVKVKAAIDSGADAVMDLSIAGDISGFRQAVTSECNITLGTVPIYEAMIGLDNPAELTIDRFLDVVRKQAEEKVDFMTIHAGLLQKHIPLADHRQLGVVSRGGSIMVNWMRHHREESFLYRHFDEILKIAYAYDITMSLGDGLRPGCTADANDAAQFGELEVLGELVQRCRDANVQVMVEGPGHVPLHLIEENIRKQKTICNGAPFYVLGPLVIDYAAGYDHIAGAIGGALAAYFGADFLCYLTPAEHLRLPDIDDVREGVIASKIAAAAVDLSRKNKKEVQRNLEISQARKDFNWDAQQKLSIDPVKFEAYVDKVKLDESKNEEHACSMCGQWCAIRRARENQGGSDSGKQHVY, encoded by the coding sequence ATGAGTACAGTGATTGATGAATTGAAACAGGGGGGTATCCCGGAGTTTGTCAGAAAAATCGCCGCGGATGAAGCCATTGATCCGCAGCAGCTCATTGACGATATCCTCAACGGCTATGTGGTGGTGTCGAGAAACAACCGTCATACGGAATTTGATCCGATCGGTATCGGCAAAGGCACACGGATCAAAGTGAATGCCAATATCGGCACCTCTCCGACGCAGTGCGATTTCAGCGATGAAATCGTGAAGGTAAAAGCCGCTATAGACAGTGGGGCGGATGCGGTCATGGATTTATCCATCGCCGGGGATATCAGCGGATTCCGGCAGGCGGTTACCAGCGAGTGCAATATTACCCTCGGTACGGTCCCCATCTATGAAGCGATGATCGGATTGGACAATCCCGCAGAGCTTACCATTGACCGGTTTCTGGATGTAGTCAGAAAGCAGGCCGAAGAAAAAGTGGATTTTATGACCATTCATGCCGGCCTGCTTCAAAAGCATATTCCCCTGGCCGATCATCGGCAGCTGGGTGTGGTCAGCCGGGGCGGTTCCATTATGGTGAACTGGATGCGGCACCACCGGGAAGAAAGTTTTTTGTACAGGCATTTTGATGAGATTCTCAAAATCGCGTACGCGTACGACATTACCATGTCGCTTGGCGATGGGCTTCGGCCCGGATGTACGGCCGATGCCAATGATGCCGCTCAGTTCGGGGAGCTTGAAGTCCTTGGGGAGCTGGTTCAGCGTTGCCGGGATGCCAATGTGCAGGTCATGGTGGAAGGCCCGGGGCATGTGCCCCTGCATCTGATTGAAGAAAATATCCGTAAACAGAAAACCATCTGCAATGGTGCGCCGTTTTATGTGCTGGGGCCGCTGGTCATCGATTACGCGGCCGGGTATGATCATATCGCCGGTGCGATCGGGGGCGCGCTGGCTGCCTATTTTGGTGCTGATTTTCTCTGTTACCTTACGCCGGCTGAGCATTTGAGACTGCCGGATATAGATGATGTCCGGGAAGGGGTGATCGCTTCAAAAATCGCGGCCGCTGCCGTGGATTTAAGCCGGAAAAACAAGAAAGAGGTTCAGAGAAATCTGGAAATCTCACAGGCCAGAAAGGATTTTAACTGGGACGCTCAGCAGAAATTATCCATTGACCCGGTAAAATTCGAAGCGTATGTGGATAAGGTGAAACTGGATGAGAGCAAAAACGAAGAGCACGCCTGCTCCATGTGCGGTCAGTGGTGTGCGATCCGGAGAGCCAGAGAAAATCAGGGCGGGTCAGATTCGGGGAAACAACATGTATATTAA
- the thiL gene encoding thiamine-phosphate kinase: MYIKDIGGEFALIGRLAHMVPVDHDQVVVGIGDDAAVLKSGNDPDQYILVTTDTLVADDHFKLSWARPDQIGIKAAECNISDIAAMGGTPVCLFVSLVLTPRTTVQWVEQLYSGLAESCRNHHAVIAGGDTTHGSVITIGITVLGTVPREHLCLRSHARAGDLLAVTGMLGASGAGLRLLTEQKPVSPYLMEKHLTPRCRMDAARHLAPIVHAMIDISDGLASEVNHICNRSNVGACVYADQIPLHPDVIEAGKTLGVNPVEFALNGGEDFELLFTVSPDNVDRLDRTGVKYHVVGKIRPASEGRFLVDPSQKPVVLKGGYNHFNDTRPQS; this comes from the coding sequence ATGTATATTAAGGATATCGGTGGAGAATTTGCTTTAATCGGCCGACTGGCGCATATGGTTCCGGTTGACCATGACCAGGTGGTTGTGGGAATCGGAGATGATGCGGCCGTTTTAAAATCGGGCAATGATCCGGACCAGTATATTCTGGTAACGACCGATACGCTTGTGGCAGACGATCATTTCAAGCTTTCGTGGGCCCGGCCGGATCAGATCGGCATCAAAGCGGCCGAATGCAATATCAGTGATATCGCCGCCATGGGCGGGACGCCGGTCTGCCTGTTTGTATCCCTGGTGCTGACACCCCGGACAACCGTACAGTGGGTGGAGCAACTCTACAGTGGCCTGGCCGAATCATGCCGGAATCATCATGCGGTGATTGCCGGAGGCGATACCACCCATGGATCGGTGATTACGATCGGTATAACGGTGCTGGGAACGGTGCCGCGTGAGCATCTTTGTTTGCGAAGTCATGCCAGGGCCGGAGATCTTCTGGCGGTTACCGGCATGCTGGGCGCTTCCGGGGCCGGGCTCAGGCTGCTGACGGAACAAAAACCGGTTTCCCCTTATTTGATGGAAAAGCATCTGACCCCTCGATGCCGGATGGATGCCGCCCGTCATCTGGCGCCCATTGTCCATGCAATGATCGATATCAGTGACGGACTGGCATCGGAAGTAAATCATATCTGCAACCGGAGTAATGTGGGGGCGTGTGTGTATGCGGATCAGATTCCTCTGCATCCGGATGTGATCGAAGCCGGGAAAACACTGGGTGTAAATCCGGTGGAGTTTGCGTTAAACGGCGGCGAAGATTTTGAGCTGCTCTTTACCGTTTCTCCGGATAACGTGGACCGACTGGATCGGACCGGGGTAAAATATCATGTGGTGGGAAAGATCAGGCCTGCCAGCGAGGGCCGGTTTCTTGTTGACCCCTCACAGAAACCCGTCGTGCTGAAGGGCGGGTATAATCATTTTAATGACACCCGGCCGCAATCCTGA
- a CDS encoding phosphatidylglycerol lysyltransferase domain-containing protein: MELEFKAIDLRQQKDYMNLLALCPIKFSDISFINLWAWAEEYGLVWARDENLVWIRQTRPEACYWPPVGPWEDIDWQACIDRNIKRPALFTRMPDQLVRLWENRLPTALAIEDTRDHWDYLYLSDELIELKGSKLHKKKNLLNQFKKGYDFTYRKIDTETIELTRQMQQDWCTWRDCESSDTLAAENRAIERVLTHWEIFEGIAGGCISTGNTIIAYTVAERLTDDTVLIHFEKADPNYKGAYQAINQMFLEHSNHPFSFVNREQDLGDPGLRKAKLSYVPAGFVHKFRVVIRES, from the coding sequence ATGGAACTTGAATTCAAAGCAATCGACCTGCGCCAGCAGAAAGACTACATGAATCTGCTGGCGCTGTGCCCTATAAAATTTTCAGATATCAGTTTCATCAATCTCTGGGCATGGGCAGAAGAATACGGACTTGTCTGGGCCCGTGACGAAAACCTGGTATGGATCAGACAAACCCGCCCCGAAGCCTGTTACTGGCCGCCGGTTGGCCCATGGGAAGACATTGACTGGCAGGCATGCATCGATCGGAATATAAAAAGGCCTGCACTGTTTACCCGCATGCCGGATCAATTGGTTCGGCTCTGGGAAAACCGTCTCCCGACCGCCCTGGCAATTGAGGATACCAGAGACCACTGGGATTACCTTTATCTGTCAGACGAACTGATTGAACTTAAAGGCAGCAAACTGCACAAGAAAAAAAACCTGCTGAACCAGTTCAAAAAAGGATACGATTTTACATACCGGAAGATAGATACTGAAACCATCGAACTGACCAGGCAGATGCAACAGGACTGGTGTACCTGGAGAGATTGCGAATCCTCGGATACGCTGGCGGCTGAAAACAGGGCCATTGAACGCGTGTTAACCCACTGGGAAATATTTGAAGGGATTGCCGGCGGGTGTATTTCAACCGGCAACACAATCATCGCCTATACGGTAGCCGAACGGTTAACGGACGATACGGTTCTAATTCATTTTGAAAAAGCCGATCCAAATTACAAGGGCGCCTATCAGGCCATCAACCAGATGTTCCTGGAGCACTCGAACCATCCTTTTTCCTTCGTCAACCGGGAACAGGACCTTGGCGATCCGGGCCTGCGAAAGGCCAAGTTATCTTACGTGCCAGCTGGCTTTGTCCATAAATTCCGGGTAGTCATCCGGGAGTCGTGA
- a CDS encoding MOFRL family protein produces MRNQEFTLAAATDIDGTKRIVILSGGTDGTNRPTDAAGAFAGNPAVSRARQMKLSAGKFLSDNDTYHFFKRLGDLLITGPTHTNVINLHIMIIR; encoded by the coding sequence ATCAGAAACCAGGAATTTACTCTGGCAGCAGCCACTGATATCGATGGTACGAAACGTATTGTCATCCTCAGCGGAGGAACAGATGGTACGAATCGACCGACAGATGCTGCAGGCGCATTTGCTGGCAACCCCGCCGTTTCCAGAGCCCGGCAGATGAAACTGTCAGCCGGCAAATTTCTATCCGACAACGATACCTATCATTTTTTCAAACGCCTGGGTGATTTGCTGATCACGGGACCGACCCATACCAATGTCATAAATCTTCACATCATGATTATCCGATGA